The following proteins come from a genomic window of Pseudomonas sp. WJP1:
- the miaA gene encoding tRNA (adenosine(37)-N6)-dimethylallyltransferase MiaA produces MSQFPPAIFLMGPTAAGKTDLAIELTKVLPCELISVDSALVYRGMDIGTAKPSKELLAEFPHRLIDILDPAEAYSAADFRRDALQAMDDITARGKIPLLVGGTMLYYKALVEGLADMPAADPDVRAQIEEEAARLGWQALHDQLAVIDPVSAARIHPNDPQRLSRALEVYRVSGQSMTALRLQQSAQSTEAAASGRQQLPYTVANLAIAPANRQVLHERIKQRFTLMLEQGFIDEVLALRNRSDLHTGLPSIRAVGYRQVWDYLDGKLTSAEMQERGIIATRQLAKRQFTWLRSWADLHWLDSLDCDNLPRALKYLGTISILS; encoded by the coding sequence ATGAGCCAGTTCCCCCCTGCGATTTTCCTGATGGGCCCGACCGCCGCCGGCAAGACCGACCTGGCCATCGAGCTCACCAAAGTCCTGCCTTGCGAGCTGATCAGTGTCGATTCGGCATTGGTGTACCGCGGCATGGACATCGGCACCGCCAAGCCGTCAAAAGAGCTGTTGGCAGAGTTTCCGCACCGTTTGATCGATATTCTCGACCCGGCCGAGGCTTATTCGGCCGCGGATTTCCGTCGCGATGCCCTGCAAGCCATGGACGACATCACCGCGCGGGGCAAGATTCCGCTGCTGGTCGGCGGCACAATGCTCTATTACAAGGCATTGGTCGAAGGGCTTGCGGATATGCCGGCCGCCGACCCTGATGTCCGCGCGCAGATCGAGGAAGAGGCCGCACGCCTTGGCTGGCAGGCGTTACATGACCAATTGGCGGTCATTGACCCGGTTTCCGCGGCACGTATTCATCCGAACGATCCGCAGCGTTTGAGTCGAGCGCTGGAAGTTTATCGGGTAAGCGGTCAGAGCATGACTGCGCTACGCTTGCAACAATCTGCGCAAAGTACTGAAGCAGCCGCTTCGGGACGGCAACAATTGCCCTATACTGTCGCGAACTTGGCCATTGCTCCGGCGAATCGCCAGGTACTGCACGAGCGAATTAAACAAAGATTCACCTTAATGTTGGAACAGGGATTCATCGACGAGGTCCTAGCCCTGCGTAATAGAAGTGACCTGCATACCGGGTTGCCGTCTATACGTGCGGTGGGCTACCGCCAAGTCTGGGATTACCTGGATGGCAAGCTGACGTCAGCCGAGATGCAGGAGCGTGGAATCATTGCCACGCGCCAATTGGCGAAGCGCCAGTTCACCTGGCTTCGCAGTTGGGCTGATTTACACTGGTTGGACAGTCTCGATTGCGACAATCTGCCGCGCGCCTTGAAATACCTTGGGACCATCTCCATATTGAGCTGA
- the tsaE gene encoding tRNA (adenosine(37)-N6)-threonylcarbamoyltransferase complex ATPase subunit type 1 TsaE produces the protein MSEVTLYLADEQAMSDFGARIARITEGHGLIFLEGNLGMGKTTLSRGIIRGLGHVGAVKSPTFTLVEPYEIGDVRAFHFDLYRLVDPEELEFLGIRDYFEDDALCLIEWPDKGAGFLPKPDLTITISPQDSGRSLKILPRGSRGEAWCAALALESK, from the coding sequence GTGTCTGAAGTAACCCTGTACCTGGCCGATGAGCAGGCCATGAGCGACTTTGGCGCACGTATCGCCCGTATCACTGAGGGGCATGGCCTGATCTTCCTTGAAGGTAATCTCGGGATGGGGAAAACCACCTTGTCCCGGGGTATCATCCGTGGCCTGGGGCATGTGGGGGCGGTCAAAAGCCCGACCTTCACCTTGGTCGAGCCCTATGAGATCGGCGACGTTCGCGCTTTCCATTTCGACCTGTATCGCCTGGTCGATCCGGAGGAGCTGGAGTTTCTCGGCATCCGTGACTATTTCGAGGACGATGCCCTGTGCCTCATCGAGTGGCCCGATAAAGGTGCAGGCTTTTTGCCAAAGCCCGACCTGACCATTACCATTAGCCCGCAAGACAGCGGGCGTTCGCTGAAAATTTTACCCAGGGGCTCGCGCGGCGAGGCCTGGTGTGCCGCTTTGGCATTGGAATCCAAATAA
- a CDS encoding N-acetylmuramoyl-L-alanine amidase: protein MMGLGMRFRALVAAVGVLFLAVTVDAVAETKVNSVRLWRAPDNTRLVFDLTGPVQHSVFTLTAPDRLVIDINGASLGAPLNVNSSNTPITAMRSAQRTPTDLRVVIDLKKAVTPKSFSLAPNAQYGNRLVVDLFDNPADAAPPTAPTPSVATVPAVPVTPAEPAIKLPPAPAGKRDIVVVIDAGHGGEDPGASGSRGQREKDVVLQIARETQRQVNGMKGFRAELTRTGDYFIPLRGRTEIARKKGADLFVSIHADAAPSAAAFGASVFALSDRGATSETARWLADSENRSDLIGGAGNVSLDDKDRMLAGVLLDLSMTASLTSSLNVGQKVLSNIGRVTPLHKQRVEQAGFMVLKSPDIPSILVETGFISNANEASKLAASSHQQALARSISSGVRQFFQQNPPPGTYIAWLRDSGKIAQGPRDHRVNPGETLAMIAVRYQVSPATLRSANNLSSDELKIGQHLTIPGTELAAKE from the coding sequence ATGATGGGGTTAGGTATGCGCTTTCGCGCGTTGGTTGCTGCCGTAGGGGTGTTGTTTCTGGCGGTGACCGTCGACGCTGTGGCCGAGACGAAGGTCAACAGCGTTCGCCTGTGGCGGGCTCCGGATAACACGCGGCTGGTGTTTGACCTGACCGGCCCCGTGCAGCACAGCGTCTTCACGCTGACAGCCCCGGATCGCCTGGTCATCGATATCAATGGCGCGAGCCTCGGTGCGCCGTTGAACGTCAACTCGTCCAACACCCCGATCACCGCGATGCGCTCGGCACAACGTACGCCGACCGATTTGCGGGTGGTCATCGACCTGAAAAAAGCGGTGACGCCGAAAAGCTTCTCCCTGGCGCCCAACGCGCAGTATGGCAATCGCCTGGTGGTCGATCTGTTCGATAACCCGGCCGATGCCGCACCGCCAACAGCGCCGACGCCATCGGTGGCCACGGTGCCGGCCGTTCCGGTCACACCTGCCGAACCTGCGATCAAGCTGCCTCCGGCACCGGCTGGCAAACGCGACATCGTTGTGGTGATCGATGCCGGTCACGGCGGTGAAGACCCGGGCGCCTCCGGCTCCCGTGGTCAGCGCGAGAAAGACGTGGTGCTGCAGATCGCCCGCGAAACGCAACGCCAGGTCAATGGCATGAAAGGCTTCCGTGCGGAACTGACCCGTACCGGCGACTACTTCATTCCACTGCGTGGCCGTACGGAAATCGCCCGCAAGAAAGGCGCCGACCTGTTCGTCTCGATCCATGCCGACGCCGCGCCTTCTGCCGCGGCGTTCGGTGCCTCGGTGTTTGCCTTGTCCGATCGTGGTGCCACTTCGGAAACCGCGCGCTGGCTGGCCGACAGTGAAAACCGTTCCGACCTGATCGGTGGTGCCGGCAACGTTAGCCTCGATGACAAGGACCGCATGCTGGCCGGCGTATTGCTCGACCTGTCGATGACCGCGTCCCTGACCTCCAGCCTGAACGTCGGCCAGAAAGTGCTGAGTAACATTGGCCGGGTTACGCCCCTGCACAAGCAGCGGGTCGAGCAGGCCGGGTTCATGGTGCTGAAGTCGCCGGACATTCCGTCGATCCTGGTCGAAACCGGGTTTATCTCCAACGCCAACGAAGCCTCGAAGCTGGCTGCATCGAGCCACCAGCAGGCGCTGGCGCGATCCATCAGCAGCGGCGTGCGCCAGTTCTTCCAGCAAAATCCGCCACCGGGCACTTACATCGCCTGGCTGCGTGATTCCGGAAAAATCGCTCAAGGCCCACGTGACCATCGGGTAAACCCGGGCGAGACGCTGGCGATGATCGCGGTGCGCTATCAGGTGTCGCCGGCGACCCTGCGCAGCGCCAACAACCTGTCGAGCGATGAACTCAAGATTGGTCAGCACCTGACCATCCCGGGCACTGAACTGGCGGCCAAGGAATGA
- the mutL gene encoding DNA mismatch repair endonuclease MutL yields the protein MNEVVNNSARIELLSPRLANQIAAGEVVERPASVIKELLENSLDSGAKRIDVDVEQGGVKLLRVRDDGSGISADDLPLALARHATSKIRNLEDLEQVMSLGFRGEALASISSVARLTLTSRTRDAEQAWQVETEGRDMAPRVQPAAHPVGTSVEVRDLFFNTPARRKFLKTEKTEFDHLQEVIRRLALARFDVAFHLRHNGKTILSLHEARDDAARARRVAAICGPGFLEQALPIEIERNGLHLWGWVGLPTFNRSQADLQYFFVNGRAVRDKLVAHAVRQAYRDVLFNGRHPTFVLFFEVDPTGVDVNVHPTKHEVRFREGRMVHDFLYGTLHRALGDVRPDDHLAAPIATAVVRPTGLEAGEFGPQGEMRLAANALLEQPQAQPSFNAPAGSGAGAGYQYQYTPRPQSAVPAAEAQAAYREFFAPLPEANAVALPAGQDDIPPLGYALAQLKGIYILSENAQGLVLVDMHAAHERIMYERLKVAMASEGLSGQPLLVPETLALSQREADCAEENVAWFQRLGFELQRLGPETLAIRQIPALLKQAEANRLVGDVLADLMEYGTSDRIQAHLNELLGTMACHGAVRANRRLALPEMNGLLRDMENTERSGQCNHGRPTWTQLGLDDLDKLFLRGR from the coding sequence ATGAACGAGGTCGTGAACAACAGCGCTCGAATCGAGCTGCTCAGTCCGCGGTTGGCGAACCAGATCGCCGCCGGCGAGGTGGTTGAGCGTCCGGCTTCGGTGATCAAGGAATTGCTGGAAAACAGCCTTGATTCCGGCGCGAAGCGCATCGATGTCGATGTGGAGCAGGGCGGCGTCAAGTTGCTGCGGGTACGCGACGATGGCAGCGGCATTTCCGCCGATGACCTGCCGCTGGCCCTGGCGCGACACGCCACCAGCAAGATCCGCAACCTGGAAGATCTGGAACAGGTCATGAGCCTGGGCTTTCGCGGTGAGGCCCTGGCGTCGATCAGTTCGGTGGCGCGCCTGACCCTGACGTCGCGCACCCGAGATGCCGAGCAGGCCTGGCAAGTCGAAACCGAAGGCCGTGACATGGCTCCACGGGTGCAGCCTGCGGCGCATCCGGTGGGTACGTCGGTCGAAGTGCGCGACCTGTTCTTCAATACCCCGGCACGCCGCAAGTTTCTCAAGACCGAAAAAACCGAATTCGATCACCTGCAGGAAGTCATCAGGCGCCTGGCCCTGGCGCGGTTCGACGTGGCCTTTCATCTGCGCCATAACGGCAAGACCATCCTCAGCCTGCACGAAGCTCGCGACGATGCGGCTCGCGCCCGGCGCGTGGCGGCCATCTGCGGGCCAGGTTTCCTGGAGCAGGCGCTGCCGATCGAAATCGAGCGCAATGGCCTGCATCTGTGGGGCTGGGTAGGGTTGCCGACCTTCAATCGCAGCCAGGCGGACTTGCAGTATTTCTTCGTCAATGGCCGTGCCGTGCGCGACAAACTGGTGGCACACGCCGTACGCCAGGCTTATCGCGACGTACTGTTCAATGGTCGGCATCCGACGTTCGTGCTGTTCTTCGAGGTCGATCCGACGGGCGTCGACGTCAACGTGCACCCCACCAAGCACGAAGTGCGCTTCCGTGAAGGGCGCATGGTTCACGATTTCCTCTATGGCACCTTGCACCGTGCCCTGGGCGATGTGCGGCCGGACGATCATCTGGCGGCCCCGATTGCGACAGCCGTAGTGCGGCCTACGGGCCTTGAAGCCGGTGAATTCGGCCCGCAGGGTGAAATGCGCCTGGCTGCCAATGCGCTGCTGGAGCAGCCTCAGGCCCAGCCTTCGTTCAATGCGCCGGCCGGTTCCGGTGCTGGCGCCGGATACCAGTATCAATACACCCCGCGTCCGCAGTCGGCAGTACCGGCTGCTGAGGCACAGGCCGCCTATCGCGAGTTCTTCGCGCCGTTGCCCGAGGCCAATGCGGTAGCGCTGCCAGCCGGTCAGGACGACATCCCGCCGCTGGGCTATGCGCTGGCGCAGCTCAAAGGCATCTACATCCTTTCGGAAAACGCCCAGGGGCTGGTGCTGGTGGACATGCATGCCGCTCACGAGCGGATCATGTATGAACGCCTGAAAGTCGCCATGGCCAGCGAAGGCTTGAGCGGGCAACCGCTGCTGGTGCCGGAAACCCTGGCGCTCAGCCAGCGTGAAGCCGATTGCGCCGAAGAGAACGTCGCCTGGTTCCAGCGCCTGGGCTTCGAGCTGCAGCGCCTGGGCCCGGAAACCCTGGCCATTCGGCAGATACCGGCCCTGCTCAAGCAGGCTGAGGCCAACCGCCTGGTGGGTGACGTACTGGCCGACTTGATGGAATATGGCACCAGCGACCGGATTCAGGCGCACCTGAACGAATTGCTCGGCACCATGGCCTGCCACGGCGCGGTCCGAGCCAATCGGCGCCTGGCCCTGCCGGAAATGAACGGTCTGCTGCGTGACATGGAAAACACCGAGCGCAGCGGTCAATGCAACCATGGCCGACCGACCTGGACCCAATTGGGCCTGGACGATCTGGACAAACTGTTCTTGCGCGGTCGTTGA
- a CDS encoding NAD(P)H-hydrate dehydratase, whose amino-acid sequence MPHTKDDLPDALYSAAQVRRLDASLIAAGTPGFELMQRAARATWRALVRHWPTANELTVVAGHGNNAGDGYLVAVLAKRGGWTVRVLAAGDPQQLRGDAASAHAEAVAENVVIQAWSAQSDYRGIVLDALLGTGLTGDVREPYASAIAAINASGLPVAAVDIPSGLCADTGRILGCAVQADLTVTFIGLKLGLFTGDAANVVGERVFNDLHADPQLVEGVPMTARRLTAGNLPRLAARNGASHKGQFGHVLLIGGDRGMGGAILLSAQSALRSGAGMVSLATRPEHVPAALARIPEAMALGTASANQLMDLLQKVSVLVVGPGLGQGAWGRSLLSAAANAPLPQVWDADALNLLAEGRVSLPKGCVITPHPGEAARLLGLSTAQVQADRPAAAHALSKKYTAVVVLKGAGSLIACPDGRLAVCHQGHPAMAAAGLGDVLAGLLGALLAQGLAAFDAACLAVWLHANAGVYQGKFGRGLAASDLIPAIRQLLEEQAPCLK is encoded by the coding sequence ATGCCGCACACTAAAGATGATTTACCCGACGCGCTGTACAGCGCCGCGCAGGTCCGAAGGCTCGATGCGAGCCTGATCGCGGCCGGCACGCCGGGCTTCGAATTGATGCAGCGTGCTGCACGGGCGACCTGGCGGGCGCTGGTCCGGCATTGGCCGACGGCGAATGAATTGACGGTGGTCGCAGGCCACGGCAATAACGCGGGTGACGGTTATCTGGTTGCAGTGCTGGCCAAGCGCGGCGGGTGGACGGTACGGGTGCTGGCGGCAGGCGATCCGCAACAATTGCGAGGTGATGCGGCTTCGGCCCATGCCGAAGCGGTGGCCGAAAACGTTGTCATTCAAGCGTGGAGCGCGCAATCGGACTACCGAGGCATAGTCCTGGACGCCCTGCTCGGCACCGGCCTGACCGGTGACGTACGCGAGCCGTACGCCAGTGCCATCGCGGCGATCAACGCCAGCGGACTTCCGGTGGCGGCGGTGGACATCCCCTCCGGGCTATGTGCCGATACCGGCCGCATCCTCGGTTGTGCCGTACAAGCCGATCTGACGGTGACCTTTATCGGCTTGAAGCTGGGGTTGTTCACCGGCGACGCGGCCAATGTGGTGGGCGAGCGGGTGTTCAATGACCTGCATGCCGATCCCCAGCTGGTCGAAGGGGTGCCGATGACCGCTCGGCGCCTGACGGCCGGCAATCTGCCGCGCCTGGCCGCCCGCAACGGCGCTTCCCATAAGGGCCAGTTCGGCCACGTATTGCTGATCGGTGGCGATCGCGGAATGGGCGGGGCGATCCTGTTGAGCGCGCAAAGTGCATTGCGTAGCGGCGCGGGCATGGTGTCGCTGGCGACTCGCCCCGAGCATGTACCCGCTGCCTTGGCCCGCATCCCCGAGGCAATGGCGTTGGGCACTGCGTCGGCCAATCAGCTGATGGATTTGCTTCAAAAAGTGTCCGTTTTGGTGGTCGGCCCTGGGCTGGGGCAGGGTGCCTGGGGGCGCAGCCTGTTGTCGGCTGCCGCCAACGCACCCCTGCCGCAAGTCTGGGACGCCGATGCGCTGAACCTGCTGGCCGAAGGCCGGGTGAGCTTGCCCAAGGGCTGCGTGATCACGCCGCATCCGGGGGAAGCCGCGCGGTTGCTGGGGCTCAGCACGGCCCAGGTCCAGGCGGATCGCCCTGCGGCGGCCCATGCGTTGAGCAAAAAATACACAGCAGTGGTGGTGCTCAAGGGCGCCGGTAGTCTGATCGCCTGTCCTGATGGGCGGCTTGCCGTGTGTCATCAGGGCCATCCGGCGATGGCCGCCGCCGGGCTGGGCGACGTGCTGGCCGGTCTGCTCGGTGCGCTGCTGGCACAGGGCCTGGCGGCGTTCGACGCGGCGTGCCTGGCGGTCTGGCTGCACGCCAATGCCGGTGTATACCAAGGTAAATTCGGCCGCGGGCTGGCGGCCAGTGATCTGATACCAGCCATTCGTCAGTTGTTGGAGGAGCAAGCACCGTGTCTGAAGTAA
- the hfq gene encoding RNA chaperone Hfq — protein MSKGHSLQDPYLNTLRKEKVGVSIYLVNGIKLQGTIESFDQFVILLKNTVSQMVYKHAISTVVPVRPIRLPSATESEAGDAEPGNA, from the coding sequence ATGTCAAAAGGGCATTCGCTACAAGACCCTTACTTGAATACTTTACGTAAAGAGAAAGTTGGGGTGTCTATCTACCTGGTCAACGGGATCAAACTGCAAGGTACGATCGAGTCTTTCGACCAATTCGTTATCCTGCTGAAAAACACCGTCAGCCAAATGGTCTACAAACACGCTATCTCTACAGTAGTGCCGGTTCGTCCAATTCGTCTGCCTAGCGCAACCGAATCCGAAGCAGGTGATGCTGAGCCAGGTAACGCCTGA